A region of candidate division WOR-3 bacterium DNA encodes the following proteins:
- a CDS encoding 4Fe-4S dicluster domain-containing protein, translating into MDAYFLPNHRCSSWLASLAGRFNLFYPREVDEAVHWQRYDANDFNIEQLALRKIRAAEPIKPFFFSPRERVASFPEPVEPETKMKPTLLFGVKGCDLRGIAVHKRMFLEGEFADPFFAQRLNNTILLGADCPAPERTCFCNLLGLKPFLTEDVDLSLTVIDDGWLIEALSERGAELMQMENGLQKATDSQIAKREEQRQKAMRILKEQNPKDWNPNLAQAIADKTADKRFWIDAARDCVECFGCLLTCPTCFCFLLYDQGNAERFERSRVWDFCYLPMYARVGGGANPRARFIDRFINRFHCKFMHSKNQNGFYACSGCGRCFSTCMGRIDIRNILGQL; encoded by the coding sequence TTGGACGCATATTTTCTACCCAATCACAGGTGTTCCTCTTGGCTTGCCAGTCTGGCAGGCAGGTTCAATCTTTTTTATCCGAGAGAGGTTGACGAGGCTGTTCACTGGCAGCGGTATGACGCTAATGATTTCAATATTGAGCAACTGGCTTTAAGGAAAATCCGTGCAGCGGAGCCAATCAAGCCGTTTTTCTTTTCACCGCGGGAAAGGGTCGCCTCATTTCCTGAGCCGGTTGAACCAGAAACTAAGATGAAACCCACCCTCCTTTTTGGGGTTAAGGGGTGTGACCTGCGCGGTATTGCGGTTCATAAAAGGATGTTTCTTGAAGGTGAGTTTGCCGACCCGTTTTTTGCCCAGAGGTTAAATAACACCATTCTTCTTGGTGCAGACTGCCCGGCACCGGAAAGGACCTGCTTCTGCAACCTTTTAGGGTTAAAGCCATTTTTAACCGAGGATGTGGATTTGAGTTTGACCGTCATTGATGATGGCTGGCTGATTGAGGCTCTTTCTGAACGCGGGGCAGAACTGATGCAGATGGAAAATGGGTTGCAAAAGGCAACAGACAGCCAAATTGCCAAAAGGGAGGAGCAGCGGCAAAAGGCGATGCGGATTCTTAAAGAGCAGAACCCTAAGGATTGGAACCCAAACCTGGCCCAGGCGATTGCTGATAAAACCGCTGACAAGAGATTCTGGATTGATGCGGCAAGGGATTGTGTGGAATGCTTTGGGTGCCTTTTGACCTGCCCGACCTGCTTCTGCTTTCTTCTTTATGACCAGGGGAATGCGGAAAGGTTTGAAAGAAGTAGGGTCTGGGATTTCTGCTATCTTCCGATGTATGCCCGGGTTGGTGGCGGTGCCAACCCCAGGGCAAGGTTTATTGACCGCTTCATCAACCGGTTTCACTGCAAGTTTATGCATTCAAAAAATCAGAACGGTTTTTACGCCTGTTCTGGTTGCGGGCGCTGCTTTTCCACCTGTATGGGCAGAATAGATATCCGTAATATCTTAGGACAGTTATGA
- a CDS encoding T9SS type A sorting domain-containing protein, whose translation MLSIGDHGSPYINTEEHGVMVWFGNGQGTWSVYQYGNFGYGGIAIGDVNWDGYWDVGYGMHHNYSGEDLGNDMLEVALGDGTGRFWTAWDDSLMPGGACWGMFSTDFADVDHDGDLDVGSCSFGSGVGLRVYLNLGTGTWRKSFGTPESINSNMEFYFRDVNRDGNPDIISATGGPAVYFGDGTGGFYPGDSGLPRSNYGLYGISPGDVDNDGGFDVAFCNSQGGVEVWVYNDSAQIWQTFSNGLPASGNYRGTQLCDMNCDGFVDVLALGGGHLTVWTGNGQGNWTQAADITTNSPGRYQAFRTGADFDHNGRPDMAIIIEEGTWPNYRNWAHAYKETTPRESLRIFPVFPRGGERFWNNSVQFIDWWSEAPLAESSRVRIELSTTGPQGPWQMIADSLRNNGRFQWLVPESVSSRECYLRYTVFQGGEAASALTPRPFFIGNPTGIFEESEPHRDQKNQIVPNPAKGKIRIVFGQALNRGERLKVCDVSGRVVKEVEIIAGETEASVDVSNLTTGTYFLVQKNQRSGRFVIQK comes from the coding sequence ATCCTTTCCATTGGCGACCACGGCAGCCCGTATATCAACACCGAGGAGCACGGGGTGATGGTCTGGTTTGGTAATGGCCAGGGCACCTGGAGCGTTTACCAGTATGGCAATTTCGGTTATGGCGGAATTGCGATAGGTGATGTCAATTGGGATGGGTACTGGGATGTTGGTTATGGGATGCATCACAACTATTCTGGTGAGGATTTGGGCAATGATATGCTTGAGGTGGCGCTGGGGGATGGTACCGGCAGATTTTGGACCGCCTGGGATGATAGCCTGATGCCTGGTGGTGCCTGCTGGGGGATGTTTTCCACAGACTTTGCCGATGTTGACCATGATGGCGATTTGGATGTTGGCTCCTGCTCATTTGGCTCTGGTGTGGGATTAAGGGTTTATCTCAATCTGGGCACCGGTACCTGGCGAAAGAGTTTTGGTACACCCGAGAGCATTAACAGCAATATGGAGTTCTATTTCCGGGATGTGAACCGGGATGGCAATCCGGACATAATCTCTGCAACCGGAGGACCAGCGGTCTATTTTGGTGATGGCACCGGCGGGTTTTATCCTGGTGATTCCGGGTTGCCCCGTTCCAACTACGGGTTATACGGAATCTCACCCGGCGATGTTGACAATGACGGCGGTTTTGATGTTGCCTTCTGCAACTCTCAGGGCGGGGTTGAGGTCTGGGTCTATAACGACTCAGCGCAAATCTGGCAGACTTTTTCCAATGGCTTGCCCGCAAGCGGCAACTATCGTGGCACCCAGTTGTGTGATATGAACTGCGACGGTTTTGTTGATGTTTTGGCTCTTGGTGGTGGTCATCTGACCGTCTGGACCGGTAATGGACAGGGAAACTGGACCCAGGCAGCAGATATCACCACAAATTCGCCAGGAAGGTATCAGGCTTTTCGCACGGGTGCAGATTTTGACCACAACGGCAGACCGGATATGGCGATTATAATTGAGGAGGGAACCTGGCCCAATTACCGCAACTGGGCTCATGCCTATAAGGAAACAACCCCAAGGGAAAGTTTAAGAATCTTCCCGGTATTTCCGCGTGGCGGTGAGCGGTTCTGGAACAACTCGGTGCAATTTATTGACTGGTGGAGCGAGGCGCCTCTTGCCGAGTCCAGCAGGGTAAGGATAGAACTTTCCACAACCGGACCCCAGGGTCCTTGGCAGATGATTGCTGACAGTTTGCGCAATAACGGCAGGTTTCAGTGGCTTGTGCCGGAAAGTGTCAGTTCCCGGGAATGTTATCTTCGCTATACCGTTTTTCAGGGAGGGGAGGCGGCTTCTGCGCTGACACCAAGACCCTTTTTCATCGGGAACCCCACCGGGATTTTTGAAGAATCCGAACCACACCGGGATCAAAAAAACCAGATTGTGCCCAACCCGGCAAAAGGAAAGATAAGGATTGTTTTCGGGCAGGCTCTGAACCGGGGTGAAAGGCTGAAGGTTTGTGATGTCTCGGGCAGGGTGGTTAAGGAAGTTGAAATTATTGCCGGGGAAACCGAGGCGAGTGTTGATGTAAGCAACTTGACCACAGGGACATATTTCCTTGTCCAGAAGAACCAGAGGTCGGGCAGGTTTGTCATCCAGAAATAA